The sequence below is a genomic window from Bactrocera neohumeralis isolate Rockhampton chromosome 4, APGP_CSIRO_Bneo_wtdbg2-racon-allhic-juicebox.fasta_v2, whole genome shotgun sequence.
GCAATTGCTCACATGCCGCGGTATAACCCGATTTTGCCCACTTTACAACACCCACCGAGCAATCACCATCAAACCAGTTTCGGGCATTCTTCCAATCTACAagtttgaaattgaaaacattcTTATTATGTGGATGCTTTATTACTGGTGGAAATTCTGTGAGAAATTCATCCAATATTGGGTAAATCCTTCGACGCATATAAAAAGGCACAAACTCTTGTTTATGGGAAGCTATCCATAAAGGCACTATATTGTGTGCATCCACCTGCGTAAATGGTATGTTCACAGGTAAAACTGATTTTACTTCTTCTACGCGCTGCTGGTGCTCACGTAAGGGCGAAAAATCACAAACAACAGCGGAGATTTCATGCAAGCGCACAAATTCTGGTAAACAACATGCTGCTGATCCAAAGCATAAGTGCAAAGGGATTGATAGTTCATAGAGCTCGTGTTCTAGTTCTTCTAAACCACTCAATAGGAATTCATATTGCCGCTTTGTAACATTCGCATCTTGCGGTGTGATACAAAACGTAATCAAAAGTGGAAGTTCAAATTTTAAAGCTAAACGTTGTGCAAATAATAGTGCCCAATTGTCTTGCACCCGCGCATCCCGCGACATCCAATAGAGTATACCTCCGCATTGGACTTCACTTACTTTATCCTCGGAACTCAATACACGAACGCGTTTCTTATTAAAAGGAAATTCAGATATGCTGCTTGCTACGGATAAACGCCTTTGCATGAGTGAGTGCTTGGAAATGACAAGTTGTGGCGATATATCGGTGGAAGGTTCTGATATGTCCTCTTCTTCACTGGAACTAGGAGACTCAGCTTTACtgcgtaaattatatttttccttCGAACGCTTCATTCCTATTATATTAGCCGAAATAATGCACTGGAtgatttattaacttttaattaattgattatTCGTTCCACAGTTTGGGttgtttttacaaaatcttATTCAAATGCGCGCTTTCTTATTTCACAACCATGTAAAATACTTATTAGATATAATAATGAATCGATTGTGTTTCTTAAACGTatcgaaataaatttattgttccTATTAATAATGGAATCTGATAAGTATAAACGCTTTGTGATGAAAATCTCAAATATAGCATAATtatctaaatttaatatttcttataccattaaatatcaaaattacaatttattgtTGGAAATTGGCGTATAAATCATCGTTTTCCGACTCTTAAAAAGTTCGTTGGCATAATAATCGATTGTAATATCTGTCATGCAAAAAGCTTTCACCCATCCATAACATATTTGAGCAGTTCCTACTTATTGAAAAACGAAACGGGCGCGTAAATAATTTCCGGGCGGATTCAGTGAACAAATAAAGTGCTTCACGTCTCAAAGTTTTAATTCTTTAGTATAAAAAGGTGTAATTAGTGAGTTTGAAGTAATCGGAATGTCCATTAAACGATTTCTGCataaattttcagttatttttaacaaaatatgtagCCGATTTCCAAGGCACGAATAAATTGTGCCTTAATTCCAATAAGAGCATAAAATAAAACCTGGTGGAATATGTAAACGCATATTGGTGTATAAACATGTCTATTATTTAAATCGAAGCCTCAAAtagttaatatttatatttgcaataatttaaaattcaattatatgGCAGTAattacacatatgcatatgtattgtatgtacatacatatgtgtgtatgtgaaaatttttcttttatacaaaTGAATAAATCTCATAGGAAGAACAATTCCTAGTGACATTAACAGAATATAAGTGCGCGTATTTCCGTTTCCTTTGAGTAACGTTAACAGTTTTCAATGATTCTTAATTTAGTGTGGTATTTCAGTGTTTCGGTTAATTGTTTAATATAGAATTATCAGAATAATTAATGTTACATCCATACAAAAGTGATTCCATAAAATTTCCGTACGTGAGACTCTGAACTAAAGTTAAATGCTTACACAACAGCAGAATGAGAGTTTCTAATAAAAGGAAACCGCTACCGGTAAGTTcgcatttaaaatacatatattattgtttggttgcacgtacatatgtatttgaaaactTGTACTTGGTCCTCTGTATGTTATCTTTCCATTAAGAATGTCATGTTTCCATTAAGAATCGGAAATTTATTCATTCACTATGATATCCCACATATATGGAATTTCtgtttttatcgaaaaattgttatcgatattttataaatatttaggaatatttttaaacgttaaataattaaatatatggcGCTACAAAAtcctttttacaaatttaatgccagttttgctcaaaattataaatagctgttttttcatatataaaaaaaaaatcgaaataatttaCGCGCCCGTTCAATTTCTGACTAATGAAACACTCATCTTTAGAAATTTTAGTTCCGACTTATTGAAAAACGAAACGGACGCATAATGAATTTCCGGGGGGTTTAATTCGGTGTTTAATGATTTATGTTATAAAGATTATATCCTGATGATTTATGTTATAAAGATTATATTCTGTACATGCTTTATAGtctgtttaaattaatttcatgttcaaaaatatatttatgtataaatttgcaactattttttaaaaatgtgctTGCGGAATTTCCAATGCACGAATAATATGCTTTAATTCCAATGAACATATAAAATGGCGTTATTTCTACAAGTGGAATAACTGGATTATATAGTAATGTTAAGGCGTACATGattcacaaaatggcggataAGCGTGAATAGGCAAAATTAATCTTGAGaaagcttaaattttaaaataaagattgaAATATTAGGCAAAATGAAAGTGTAGTTATTGTGAGTGAATAAATACGTATTTGtgattaaaatgaaaatgaaagtgtaGTAATTGTGAGTGTATAAATacgtatttgtaatttttcagcATATGCTGAATTAAATTCATAAAGAAATTCCTATTATCTACTTGAGTgtgtatgttaaaaaaatgttataaaatatgtGTGAGCCTAAAATTAACATcgaaaagtaaattttcaaagGATTTATTGCTATATAGGAAACCGCTTTCGGTAagtgtgcaattaaagtttctATTTTTTAGTAGTATTACATATTAAGAAAGttgtttaaaattcatatttataacacattttttatttttacatatgtacatagttactCGCAGCATAAAAGCTATTCCTAATAGTTTGGTAGATTTCGTTTACTGCAATTATTAAGCTATTGCGGTTCACACAGATAATTCAGTTTGTATTAACTaccatatgaaataaaaaaacaaatatctaTTTCCTCTACCTTTTAATtgcagtaaataattttaaaacttaacaaGTGAAAAacacgcttacatacatacttttgtatATGTAATAAGAGTACGAAAATAcgtttaatttttctattaacgattaaggtacatatgtattcttat
It includes:
- the LOC126756809 gene encoding deoxyribodipyrimidine photo-lyase-like, whose protein sequence is MKRSKEKYNLRSKAESPSSSEEEDISEPSTDISPQLVISKHSLMQRRLSVASSISEFPFNKKRVRVLSSEDKVSEVQCGGILYWMSRDARVQDNWALLFAQRLALKFELPLLITFCITPQDANVTKRQYEFLLSGLEELEHELYELSIPLHLCFGSAACCLPEFVRLHEISAVVCDFSPLREHQQRVEEVKSVLPVNIPFTQVDAHNIVPLWIASHKQEFVPFYMRRRIYPILDEFLTEFPPVIKHPHNKNVFNFKLVDWKNARNWFDGDCSVGVVKWAKSGYTAACEQLQSFCTKRLPIYGEKRDDPTVNALSGLSPWIRFGQISAQRCVLEVRRYSSKCQKSVEAFCEEAIIHRELADNFCYYNKNYDNLKGIYSWAFNTLDEHRYDERNPSYKLSDFEQANTHDDLWNAAQIQLVREGKMHGFLRKYWAKKILEWSNSPEEALEIAIYLNDKYSLDGRDSNGYVGCMFSIGGLHDGAYRNRAIFGKIRYMNYKGCQRKFNVTAFVARYNTKDVVD